A window of Cohnella herbarum contains these coding sequences:
- a CDS encoding VOC family protein, with product MQKISPFLWFDGQAEEAMNFYTSIFNNSKIEDVNRNGAQVISGTFQLEGQRFMALNGGPQFNFSPAISLFVSCETQQEVDELWEKLSEGGEKQRCGWLQDKFDVSWQIIPTALGTLLSDKDAAKAQRVMQAMLQMDKIDIERLQQASEG from the coding sequence ATGCAGAAGATATCTCCGTTCTTATGGTTTGACGGACAAGCGGAAGAGGCGATGAATTTCTACACTTCCATCTTTAACAATTCGAAGATCGAAGACGTTAATCGAAACGGAGCCCAGGTGATCTCCGGAACATTCCAATTGGAAGGCCAACGCTTCATGGCGCTCAACGGGGGGCCTCAGTTCAATTTTTCCCCGGCCATCTCGCTGTTCGTCAGTTGCGAGACGCAGCAGGAAGTAGACGAGTTGTGGGAGAAGCTGTCCGAAGGCGGGGAAAAACAAAGATGCGGCTGGCTGCAAGATAAATTCGACGTATCTTGGCAGATCATTCCTACCGCTTTAGGAACCTTGTTGTCCGACAAGGACGCCGCGAAAGCTCAAAGGGTCATGCAAGCGATGTTGCAGATGGATAAGATCGATATCGAGAGGCTGCAGCAAGCTTCCGAGGGTTAG
- a CDS encoding PadR family transcriptional regulator, translating to MEFVILGLLMIRSLSQYDIKKILQRKVSPFYSASLGSIQAALKKLEEGFQVEWSEAAQQGRRKKLYTVNDSGKRHFMNWMLSPIAPSRLEQEMTTRLFFLGLMTPEERLVIVNAIVAELESSLEEFDAASLEAAKITVPDHLRQIAAYQIKTLEFGIHLHRCMLDWFSQFKIELEGSSDGGEENRIP from the coding sequence ATGGAGTTTGTCATTTTGGGTCTTCTTATGATCCGGTCCCTATCGCAATACGATATTAAGAAAATTTTGCAAAGGAAAGTTTCTCCGTTCTACAGCGCAAGTCTCGGGAGCATCCAAGCGGCGCTCAAGAAACTCGAAGAAGGCTTCCAGGTCGAGTGGTCGGAAGCCGCTCAACAGGGGCGCAGAAAAAAACTGTATACCGTCAACGATTCCGGAAAACGTCATTTTATGAATTGGATGCTTTCTCCGATCGCTCCTAGCCGATTGGAACAGGAAATGACGACGAGGCTGTTTTTCCTAGGGTTGATGACCCCTGAAGAACGATTGGTTATCGTTAACGCCATCGTTGCCGAGCTTGAATCCTCTCTCGAAGAGTTCGATGCGGCCTCCCTCGAAGCCGCGAAAATAACCGTTCCGGATCATCTCCGGCAAATTGCGGCATATCAGATTAAGACATTGGAATTTGGAATCCATCTGCACCGATGCATGCTGGATTGGTTCTCTCAATTCAAAATAGAGCTGGAGGGATCTTCGGATGGGGGAGAGGAAAATCGTATTCCGTAA
- a CDS encoding alpha/beta fold hydrolase: protein MGERKIVFRNEEIRYRVRNEDGIETILMLHAAFADSSLFQDQVAYFEGDYRIVLIDLPGHGTNSGLSNRITLKDMPEICCSILSEHRIQSCHLLGISLGSLVAQAFADQYPNQVKSVTMVGGYSVHKANKAILRAQKKEGLKWMLLVLFSMKRFKRYLLSVSCHTERGKRLFEQGIQAFSRRSFSSMSGMNSFLVPKSAPMPYPLFIVVGEHDLLLARQAALELHRLESRSRMATIAGAGHCANADAPEEFNTLYRGFISAL from the coding sequence ATGGGGGAGAGGAAAATCGTATTCCGTAACGAAGAAATTCGCTACCGCGTTCGTAACGAAGATGGGATAGAAACGATTCTGATGCTTCACGCGGCGTTCGCCGACAGTTCTCTGTTCCAAGATCAGGTCGCTTATTTCGAAGGTGACTATCGAATCGTTCTAATCGATCTCCCCGGTCACGGAACGAATTCCGGTTTATCTAACCGAATCACGCTTAAGGATATGCCCGAAATATGCTGCTCTATTCTATCCGAGCATCGCATTCAAAGCTGCCATCTCCTAGGAATCTCTTTGGGATCGCTAGTCGCCCAAGCGTTCGCCGACCAATATCCGAACCAAGTCAAGTCGGTTACGATGGTCGGAGGTTACTCGGTACACAAAGCGAACAAAGCCATCCTACGCGCTCAAAAGAAGGAGGGCTTGAAGTGGATGCTACTCGTCCTATTTTCCATGAAGCGATTTAAGCGCTACTTACTCTCCGTCTCCTGTCACACCGAACGCGGAAAACGGTTATTCGAGCAAGGCATTCAAGCTTTTAGCCGGCGCTCGTTTTCTTCGATGAGCGGGATGAATTCGTTCCTCGTCCCCAAAAGCGCTCCTATGCCCTACCCGTTGTTCATCGTTGTCGGGGAACACGACCTCCTGCTGGCGCGACAAGCCGCGTTGGAGCTTCATCGGCTTGAATCCCGCTCCCGAATGGCCACCATCGCTGGAGCGGGACATTGCGCGAACGCCGATGCGCCCGAAGAGTTCAATACCCTCTATCGCGGATTTATATCGGCTCTGTGA
- a CDS encoding cupin domain-containing protein yields the protein MSNIGIWENAEPGVRRKILRAEGGLMMMEVHFENGAEGYEHDHPHEQMSYCLKGTMVFTIDGVNTTITQGESIYIPSQARHGAKALEPSALLDTFTPIRRDLLRLDT from the coding sequence ATGAGCAACATCGGGATCTGGGAAAACGCGGAGCCGGGCGTGCGACGTAAAATATTGCGAGCCGAGGGCGGTCTAATGATGATGGAGGTTCATTTCGAGAACGGGGCGGAAGGATACGAGCACGACCACCCGCACGAGCAAATGTCCTATTGCTTGAAAGGCACAATGGTATTCACGATCGACGGGGTCAACACGACTATTACGCAAGGGGAGTCGATCTATATCCCGAGTCAAGCGCGTCACGGAGCGAAAGCGCTCGAGCCTTCGGCGCTGCTGGACACGTTCACGCCGATCCGCCGCGATTTACTGCGGCTCGATACGTGA
- a CDS encoding DUF4962 domain-containing protein: protein MSKLFEPVSGLLTVPYEPNDRSELRENPPRFTWMPAKPEEDRYVLQVSSSAGFEADLTETIEPVPYNFHTPDRVYEPGTYYWRYALLEEVGQGKVVRSDWSATRSFVVPERVAETPLPSRQSRYAEASSSHPRLWLQPERVEAFRRRISEEHTAFGWDVFLEKSVRPWLDKEPIAEPARYPDNKRVAALWRRMYMDCQETLYAIRHLSVAGVLLEDENIIEQAKMWLLRVVGWDVRGTTSRDYNDEAAFRIVQAVAWGYDWLHGYLSDEERSTVRANLLARTEQVAHHVIERSRIHRVPYDSHAVRSLSSVLAPACIAMLHEEPKAREWLDYTLEYFSCLYTPWGGADGGWAEGPMYWTTGLAYLIDAFNLIRHYVGIDLFERPFFASTGDFPLYTNSPDTIRASFGDQSSLGEPPSLKTAYNIRQFAGLTGNGLYQWYYEQVRQSDKDADSKFYNYGWWDFRFDDLLYRHDYPEVEPVAPVPGEVEPVKWFRDVGWVAIHRRMDDPSEHIQLLAKSSSYGSLSHSHGDQNGFLLHAYGEPLAIDSGYYIAFGSTMHRNWRRQTISKNVLLIDGQGQYAGTDKVKCKEASGCVEEASSRPGLAYVRMDATPAYRENAPQLKRYVREIHWLDDSYAVIVDSVDLDRPGRVAWLMHALDKMRLKGQSFRVVGAKAEMEGRFVYCSSGDLELSQHDRFTDVEPSEVEGLASHWHLSAETGLATSHRIVTLLVPMKKDANQYVSYFIDDQDHGIHLYFTDANGSTRMVAVSKAY, encoded by the coding sequence ATGTCCAAGCTATTCGAGCCCGTCAGCGGTCTGCTGACTGTGCCTTATGAACCGAACGATCGATCGGAGCTGCGCGAAAATCCGCCGAGGTTTACCTGGATGCCCGCGAAACCGGAAGAGGACCGGTACGTGCTGCAAGTGTCGTCTTCGGCCGGCTTCGAAGCGGATCTCACGGAGACGATCGAGCCCGTGCCTTATAACTTTCATACGCCTGATCGCGTTTACGAACCGGGAACTTATTATTGGAGATATGCGCTATTAGAGGAAGTAGGCCAAGGAAAGGTCGTTCGTTCCGATTGGAGCGCGACGAGATCGTTCGTCGTGCCGGAGAGAGTCGCGGAAACTCCGCTGCCTTCCCGACAATCGAGGTACGCCGAAGCATCCTCTTCCCATCCCAGACTCTGGCTGCAGCCCGAACGGGTGGAAGCTTTCCGGCGGAGGATAAGCGAGGAACATACGGCTTTCGGTTGGGACGTCTTTCTCGAGAAATCGGTTCGTCCATGGCTGGATAAGGAACCGATTGCGGAACCGGCGCGTTATCCGGACAACAAACGGGTAGCCGCCCTATGGCGCCGAATGTACATGGATTGCCAGGAGACGCTTTACGCGATTCGCCATCTGAGCGTCGCGGGGGTTTTGTTGGAAGACGAGAACATCATCGAGCAAGCGAAGATGTGGTTGTTGCGCGTGGTCGGTTGGGATGTCCGAGGTACGACATCTCGAGATTACAACGACGAGGCCGCTTTCCGGATCGTCCAAGCGGTTGCGTGGGGCTACGATTGGCTGCACGGATACTTGTCCGATGAAGAAAGGTCGACGGTGCGAGCGAATTTGCTGGCACGCACCGAGCAAGTCGCGCATCACGTTATCGAGCGTTCACGCATCCATCGGGTTCCTTACGATAGCCATGCGGTGAGATCGTTATCGTCCGTGCTCGCTCCGGCTTGTATCGCGATGTTGCACGAGGAGCCCAAAGCCCGAGAGTGGCTCGATTATACGCTCGAGTATTTTTCTTGCCTATATACTCCATGGGGCGGAGCGGACGGGGGATGGGCGGAAGGTCCGATGTATTGGACGACAGGTTTGGCCTATTTGATCGACGCGTTTAACTTGATCCGCCATTACGTCGGAATCGACTTGTTCGAACGTCCGTTCTTCGCGAGTACGGGGGATTTTCCCCTCTATACGAACAGTCCGGATACGATCAGGGCGAGCTTCGGTGACCAATCGTCGCTCGGGGAACCTCCTAGCCTGAAGACCGCGTACAACATTCGCCAGTTCGCCGGATTGACGGGGAACGGACTTTACCAATGGTACTATGAGCAAGTCCGACAGTCGGATAAAGACGCGGATTCGAAGTTTTACAATTATGGTTGGTGGGATTTCCGTTTCGACGACTTGCTGTACCGGCACGATTATCCCGAAGTCGAACCCGTCGCGCCTGTCCCGGGCGAAGTTGAACCCGTAAAATGGTTCCGCGACGTGGGTTGGGTCGCGATCCATCGCCGGATGGACGATCCGTCGGAGCATATTCAACTGCTTGCCAAGAGCAGTTCTTATGGTTCGCTTAGCCACAGTCACGGCGATCAGAACGGATTCCTGCTGCATGCTTACGGCGAACCGCTCGCTATCGACAGCGGGTATTATATTGCTTTCGGAAGCACGATGCACCGCAATTGGAGGAGACAGACGATCTCCAAGAACGTCTTGTTGATCGACGGCCAAGGGCAATATGCCGGGACGGACAAGGTAAAGTGCAAGGAAGCTTCCGGCTGCGTCGAAGAAGCGTCGTCCCGTCCGGGACTCGCTTACGTCCGAATGGACGCGACGCCGGCTTACCGTGAGAACGCGCCGCAGCTTAAGCGGTACGTGCGCGAAATTCATTGGTTGGACGATTCGTACGCGGTCATCGTCGATTCGGTCGACCTGGATCGACCGGGTCGCGTCGCCTGGCTAATGCATGCGCTCGATAAAATGCGTTTGAAGGGACAGTCGTTTCGGGTCGTCGGCGCCAAGGCGGAGATGGAAGGACGTTTCGTCTACTGCTCTTCCGGCGATCTGGAGCTAAGCCAGCACGATCGGTTTACGGACGTCGAGCCTTCCGAGGTGGAGGGACTGGCGAGTCACTGGCACTTGTCCGCCGAGACGGGGCTCGCGACCAGCCACCGAATCGTAACGCTGCTTGTGCCGATGAAGAAGGATGCGAACCAATACGTCTCGTATTTCATCGACGATCAGGATCATGGCATTCATTTGTATTTTACGGACGCGAACGGATCGACGCGGATGGTGGCCGTAAGCAAAGCTTATTAG
- a CDS encoding SDR family NAD(P)-dependent oxidoreductase, which produces MIIDLTGRSAIVTGASGGIGKAIATALAAAGAKVAVNYLSSGDAAEEAVASIRSLGGQAVAIQADVSLAEGAEKLAREAKEAFGEPIEILVNNAGHLVQRLSNEEMTEDLYERIMDVNLKSAVFVAKAIIPGMKASGNGRIVNLTSVAAHNGGGPGASIYAASKAAVIAYTKGLAKELAGSGINANAISPGFIGGTAFHSTFTSAGAREATIQGIPLRREGTPEDVAGVALFLVSELSAYITGETIEVNGGMYMR; this is translated from the coding sequence ATGATCATCGATTTGACGGGAAGATCGGCTATCGTAACCGGAGCCAGCGGAGGAATCGGCAAAGCGATCGCGACGGCGTTGGCGGCAGCGGGGGCAAAGGTAGCTGTTAATTATTTGAGTAGCGGGGATGCGGCCGAAGAAGCGGTTGCTTCGATTAGAAGCCTAGGAGGACAGGCGGTCGCGATACAAGCGGATGTCTCTCTTGCGGAGGGAGCGGAGAAGCTGGCAAGGGAGGCAAAGGAAGCTTTCGGCGAACCGATTGAAATTCTCGTTAACAATGCCGGGCATCTCGTTCAACGGTTGTCCAACGAAGAGATGACGGAGGACCTTTACGAGCGAATCATGGACGTGAACTTGAAGAGCGCCGTGTTCGTCGCCAAGGCGATTATTCCCGGGATGAAGGCGTCCGGCAACGGACGGATCGTGAACCTGACCTCGGTTGCCGCGCATAACGGGGGAGGACCGGGCGCTTCGATCTATGCGGCCAGCAAAGCCGCGGTCATTGCCTATACGAAAGGTTTGGCCAAGGAGCTTGCCGGCAGCGGCATTAACGCGAACGCGATTTCGCCGGGTTTTATCGGAGGAACGGCTTTCCATTCGACGTTTACATCCGCGGGCGCGAGGGAAGCGACGATTCAAGGCATTCCTCTGCGCAGGGAAGGAACGCCGGAAGACGTGGCGGGCGTCGCGTTGTTTCTCGTATCGGAATTGTCCGCTTATATTACGGGAGAGACGATCGAAGTCAACGGCGGAATGTACATGCGATAG
- a CDS encoding cache domain-containing sensor histidine kinase, translating into MKRSLSRKLFLYFFIVILFSLSTVAVFTYLESSAAIDKQVEKYISTVIDNAGAQTDFQLETFERVSNSILSQLAVKKFLDMDPKDSYEFYRFTNVIRQDVFQKIFITYPTQIHMMYILGEHGRSIFDQNQSFSSLSVDPTARYNELKDKTPENGAIAILGTGLTKDERVVTIARKIRGYSSYAVKGILAIELNESQLSNMWNQVDLGENGFFFILDPEGEVVYAPDGATRSEIAATGIGRKIAGSGNSRFFETINGKSTLIVSRKSDYSGWTMAISMPLDELRAPVSGIRSTTVTVGLATLAIALFLAFRFGNSIVRPIRTLKNGMRETEKGNWKSIEMKPRDDEIGGLIHSYNLMVSRLSDMIERVYDTELSSQKTKLQLQEIELERHKAEFQALQLQINPHFLYNTLETINCYAIVQDSDEISEMVEAMAFMFRYSIQTNLEEVTLVNELNHVRNYMIIQKHRIGRDFEIDVATPPALLLSRMVRLTLQPIVENIFQHAFSEGFESWHFIRIDTRVEGEQLLVIVEDNGVGMTHGKLAALRKRLDRNRLADAEEREGKRRGIGLVNVHRRIQMVYGDEYGLSVESPNGEGTRVMLRMPNAVRLQLKTNRDGTNS; encoded by the coding sequence ATGAAGAGGAGCCTATCCCGGAAGCTGTTTCTGTATTTCTTCATCGTGATCTTGTTCTCGCTGTCGACGGTCGCCGTCTTCACGTATTTGGAATCTTCCGCCGCGATCGACAAGCAAGTCGAGAAGTACATTTCCACCGTGATCGATAATGCGGGCGCGCAGACGGATTTCCAGCTCGAGACGTTCGAGAGGGTGAGCAATTCGATTCTCTCGCAGCTGGCGGTCAAGAAGTTTCTCGATATGGATCCGAAGGATAGTTATGAATTCTATCGCTTCACGAACGTGATCCGGCAAGACGTGTTTCAGAAAATTTTCATTACGTACCCGACGCAAATTCATATGATGTACATTTTGGGCGAGCATGGGCGGTCGATCTTCGACCAGAACCAAAGCTTCTCTTCGCTATCGGTCGATCCGACGGCCAGATATAACGAATTAAAAGATAAAACGCCCGAAAACGGCGCGATTGCGATTCTGGGCACCGGACTGACGAAAGACGAACGGGTCGTGACGATCGCGCGCAAGATCAGAGGCTATTCTTCTTATGCGGTGAAAGGCATTCTCGCGATCGAGTTGAACGAGAGCCAGCTGTCGAATATGTGGAATCAAGTCGATCTTGGAGAGAACGGGTTTTTCTTCATCCTCGATCCAGAGGGGGAAGTCGTTTATGCTCCCGATGGAGCGACGAGAAGCGAGATCGCGGCGACGGGCATCGGACGAAAAATCGCGGGAAGCGGGAACAGCCGATTTTTCGAAACGATAAACGGGAAAAGCACGTTGATCGTCTCGCGCAAGTCCGATTATTCCGGTTGGACGATGGCGATCTCGATGCCTCTGGACGAGCTTCGGGCTCCGGTATCCGGCATACGGTCCACGACCGTAACGGTCGGTCTCGCGACGCTGGCGATCGCCCTGTTCTTAGCTTTCCGGTTCGGCAATTCGATCGTGCGTCCGATTCGGACGTTGAAGAACGGGATGCGCGAGACGGAGAAGGGCAATTGGAAAAGCATCGAGATGAAGCCCCGGGACGACGAGATCGGGGGGCTTATCCATAGCTACAATCTAATGGTAAGCAGATTATCCGACATGATCGAGCGGGTATACGATACGGAGCTGAGCAGCCAGAAGACGAAGCTGCAGCTTCAAGAAATCGAATTGGAGCGGCATAAGGCGGAGTTTCAAGCGTTGCAGTTGCAGATTAATCCTCATTTTCTGTACAACACGTTGGAGACGATCAATTGTTATGCCATCGTTCAAGATTCGGACGAAATATCCGAAATGGTCGAGGCGATGGCTTTTATGTTCCGCTATTCGATTCAGACGAATCTGGAAGAAGTCACGTTGGTCAACGAGTTGAATCACGTACGCAATTATATGATTATCCAGAAACACCGCATCGGGCGCGATTTCGAGATCGACGTCGCCACGCCGCCAGCGCTTCTTCTGTCGAGAATGGTTAGGCTGACGTTGCAGCCGATCGTGGAAAATATTTTCCAACATGCGTTCTCGGAAGGTTTCGAATCTTGGCATTTCATTCGGATCGACACCCGCGTCGAGGGCGAGCAATTGCTCGTTATCGTCGAAGACAACGGAGTGGGAATGACTCATGGGAAGCTGGCGGCATTGCGTAAGAGGCTGGATAGGAACCGGTTGGCCGACGCGGAGGAACGGGAAGGAAAGCGCCGGGGAATCGGGCTCGTGAACGTGCATCGGCGCATTCAGATGGTATACGGCGACGAATACGGATTATCCGTCGAAAGTCCGAACGGCGAAGGAACGCGGGTCATGCTGAGAATGCCTAACGCGGTCCGATTGCAACTGAAGACGAACAGGGACGGGACGAACAGTTAG
- a CDS encoding response regulator: MYRILVVDDEPMIRKGLQKLIRESDLAVCEADTAENGAEALEKIALRRPHLLFTDIKMPKMDGLELCRQVNERYPDLPVVVISGYGDFEYARQCLSFGVKEYMLKPVTKAAVSRTVAKLISGLEARQPQAYIPLSMTEAWLDRLREGIWHLRPETIEQVMEQIGLYCASVKIDARQLGELAQEISDKLLDRLNALDVYPFERPQRLAEGDLPALEWLHRSMIGTLGLLRAKRKGNLKEPVEEAKNYIEQHLNTELSLEEVADRLGLNPSYFSQLFKQMTNETFVQYRTKRRMERAKRLLSMPYHKITDVSAEVGFADHPHFTKTFKKYSGLTPSEYRDSLGIKG; encoded by the coding sequence ATGTACCGCATCCTGGTTGTTGACGACGAGCCGATGATCCGCAAGGGATTGCAGAAGCTGATTAGGGAATCCGATCTGGCCGTCTGCGAAGCCGATACGGCGGAGAACGGGGCCGAGGCGCTCGAGAAGATCGCGTTGCGCCGGCCGCATCTCTTGTTCACGGACATCAAGATGCCTAAGATGGACGGCTTGGAACTATGCCGGCAAGTGAACGAACGGTACCCCGACTTGCCGGTTGTCGTCATATCGGGATATGGAGATTTCGAATACGCCAGACAATGCCTGTCATTCGGCGTTAAGGAGTATATGCTTAAGCCCGTTACGAAAGCGGCGGTAAGCCGGACGGTCGCCAAGCTCATCTCGGGTTTGGAAGCCCGTCAGCCGCAGGCTTATATTCCGTTGTCCATGACCGAAGCGTGGCTGGATCGACTAAGGGAAGGCATATGGCATTTGCGTCCTGAAACCATCGAACAGGTCATGGAGCAGATCGGATTATACTGCGCTTCCGTTAAGATCGACGCCCGCCAGTTGGGAGAGCTCGCACAAGAGATTTCCGACAAGCTGCTCGATCGCTTGAATGCGCTGGACGTGTATCCGTTCGAACGTCCGCAAAGGCTTGCGGAGGGGGATTTGCCAGCGCTTGAATGGTTACATCGGTCGATGATCGGAACGTTGGGGCTATTGCGAGCGAAACGCAAAGGAAACTTGAAGGAACCGGTCGAGGAAGCGAAAAACTACATCGAGCAGCACTTGAACACGGAGCTGTCGCTGGAGGAAGTGGCCGATAGGCTCGGCCTAAACCCGTCCTATTTCAGTCAGTTATTCAAACAAATGACGAACGAAACGTTCGTGCAATATCGGACGAAACGGCGGATGGAGAGGGCAAAGCGGTTATTGTCGATGCCGTATCATAAAATCACCGACGTCTCCGCCGAAGTCGGATTCGCCGATCATCCTCATTTTACGAAAACATTCAAAAAATATAGCGGCCTTACGCCGTCCGAATACCGGGATTCGTTAGGGATCAAAGGATGA
- a CDS encoding extracellular solute-binding protein translates to MKKLFVSALIATMFVSTLAACSSNNEPSGSASAPASSAASSEKPSEPAKADPTGFSISMRTLNVSYVEQHPDINKDKYVLELEKMTNTDLDIRLIPHNEYQDKMVQMFATNDIPDVVQGSGGISGNELAGAVPNGVFLPLNDLLKEHGQNLLKFIPQEAWARMTDSKTGNIYGIPEILSNPSRRATWIRTDLLEKTGKPVPKTVEETIDVLRAFKELGVEQPYAGRKNFKYADTFFGSYDVLGYLNSFKQFPDGKVKPSFFDAEAMKKALLAYKAMYDEGLISKEFATVESADFKSIVTSGKAGMWSMNANELPIWGAQLMANVPGAKVALIPSPVGDDGKGGYGHYNPVTRSYFINVKAKDKAAEIVKFFDWMVGEQAELFFSYGIEGEDYQTDGSNVQYVAPTDEEGTNKQRYLNYWLWMVQDTTYNKRIADLSEPGKMMVDAFDNMLSKEGRRGIEFEPRLEALVKYPDLNPLSDQLPPLVLEHVLKMVYGKEPIDNYEKVLEEYLSKGGNEVIEEATARYNDKDNAFE, encoded by the coding sequence ATGAAAAAACTGTTCGTATCCGCGCTGATCGCGACGATGTTCGTCTCTACGTTGGCGGCCTGCTCAAGCAACAATGAACCTTCGGGAAGTGCGAGCGCTCCCGCAAGTTCCGCCGCATCCAGCGAGAAGCCTTCCGAGCCGGCGAAAGCCGATCCGACCGGATTCTCGATTTCGATGCGGACGTTAAACGTGTCTTACGTGGAGCAGCATCCGGACATCAACAAGGACAAGTACGTGCTCGAACTGGAGAAAATGACGAACACCGATTTGGATATTCGTTTGATCCCGCATAACGAGTATCAGGATAAAATGGTTCAAATGTTCGCGACGAACGACATTCCGGACGTCGTGCAAGGCAGCGGCGGAATTAGCGGCAACGAGTTGGCGGGGGCGGTACCGAATGGCGTCTTCTTGCCTTTGAACGATCTGCTTAAGGAGCACGGGCAAAATTTGCTGAAGTTTATTCCCCAGGAAGCTTGGGCGAGAATGACGGATTCCAAGACCGGCAATATTTACGGCATTCCCGAAATCCTAAGCAACCCGTCGCGAAGGGCGACTTGGATCCGGACGGATCTGCTGGAAAAGACGGGCAAGCCGGTTCCGAAGACGGTGGAAGAAACGATCGACGTACTGCGGGCGTTCAAGGAGCTTGGCGTCGAGCAACCGTACGCCGGCCGCAAAAACTTCAAGTACGCGGACACGTTCTTCGGTTCGTATGACGTCCTCGGGTATTTGAACTCGTTCAAGCAGTTCCCGGACGGTAAAGTCAAACCGAGTTTCTTCGACGCCGAGGCGATGAAAAAAGCGCTTCTGGCTTACAAAGCGATGTACGACGAAGGGCTGATCAGCAAGGAATTCGCTACGGTCGAAAGCGCCGATTTCAAGAGCATCGTCACGAGCGGCAAAGCGGGAATGTGGTCGATGAACGCCAACGAACTCCCGATCTGGGGCGCTCAGCTCATGGCGAACGTTCCCGGCGCGAAGGTTGCGCTCATCCCGTCTCCGGTCGGAGACGACGGCAAAGGCGGTTACGGTCACTATAATCCGGTCACGAGATCGTATTTTATTAACGTGAAGGCGAAAGACAAGGCTGCCGAAATCGTGAAATTCTTCGATTGGATGGTCGGCGAACAAGCGGAGCTGTTTTTCAGCTACGGGATCGAAGGAGAAGACTACCAAACCGACGGAAGCAACGTGCAATACGTCGCTCCGACGGACGAGGAAGGCACCAACAAGCAGCGTTATTTGAACTATTGGTTATGGATGGTTCAAGACACGACCTACAACAAACGGATCGCCGATCTATCCGAGCCGGGCAAGATGATGGTCGATGCTTTCGACAATATGCTGTCCAAGGAAGGGCGCAGAGGAATCGAGTTCGAGCCGAGGTTAGAGGCGCTCGTGAAATACCCGGATTTGAATCCGTTGTCCGATCAGCTTCCGCCGCTCGTACTCGAGCATGTGCTTAAGATGGTGTACGGCAAAGAGCCGATCGACAATTACGAGAAAGTGCTCGAGGAGTATTTATCCAAAGGCGGCAACGAAGTGATCGAGGAAGCAACTGCACGTTATAACGATAAAGATAACGCTTTCGAATAA
- a CDS encoding carbohydrate ABC transporter permease, translating to MGREHWSRKLFLICNYIFLTGLSLTMLLPFLNVIAQSFSGSAAIDRGDVMFWPVDFTLNYYRYVFDDASIWRAFGVTVYITVVGTAINLIATSSLAYPLSRGEYVGRKFIMLFVLMTMIFTAPLIPQFILMREINLINTLWALMIPTAISAFNMIVLRSFFMQIPTELIDSARIDGCGELRILWRLMLPLSKPALATVGIFYSVTNWNKYMDALYYLNDRSLYPLQVKLRELLINDDLVDTGNLPFDVASQSVQGVQMAVILVATVPIILLYPFMQRYFIKGMLIGSIKS from the coding sequence ATCGGACGCGAGCATTGGAGCAGGAAGCTGTTCTTGATTTGCAACTATATATTTCTGACGGGATTGTCCCTTACGATGCTGCTGCCGTTCTTGAACGTCATCGCGCAATCGTTTAGCGGATCCGCGGCGATCGACCGGGGCGACGTCATGTTCTGGCCCGTCGATTTTACGCTGAATTATTACCGGTACGTGTTCGACGACGCATCCATCTGGCGCGCATTCGGAGTTACCGTATACATTACGGTTGTCGGTACCGCTATTAACCTCATCGCTACTTCGTCGCTCGCCTATCCGCTGTCGAGAGGGGAATACGTCGGCCGAAAATTTATTATGCTGTTCGTGCTGATGACGATGATTTTTACCGCGCCGCTGATTCCCCAATTTATTCTGATGAGGGAAATTAATCTGATCAATACGTTGTGGGCGTTAATGATTCCGACGGCCATCAGCGCGTTTAACATGATCGTTCTGCGTTCCTTCTTCATGCAAATTCCGACGGAGCTGATCGACAGCGCCAGAATCGACGGTTGCGGGGAGCTGCGGATTCTATGGCGATTGATGCTGCCATTGTCCAAGCCTGCACTGGCGACGGTCGGAATATTTTATTCGGTAACGAACTGGAACAAATATATGGATGCGTTGTATTATTTGAATGATCGCAGCCTATATCCTCTGCAGGTCAAGTTGAGAGAACTATTGATCAACGACGATCTTGTCGACACCGGCAACTTGCCGTTCGATGTGGCTTCCCAATCGGTGCAAGGCGTGCAGATGGCGGTTATATTGGTCGCGACCGTTCCGATCATCCTCTTGTATCCGTTTATGCAGCGGTATTTTATTAAAGGAATGCTCATCGGCTCGATCAAATCTTGA